From Trichomycterus rosablanca isolate fTriRos1 chromosome 18, fTriRos1.hap1, whole genome shotgun sequence, the proteins below share one genomic window:
- the dhx29 gene encoding ATP-dependent RNA helicase DHX29 isoform X2 gives MGGKKKKSAGVSPAPAAPDSAAKKQQQQQQQQRPNTKSTKVYMSVSCFPTAPKTYTLSSTTSSQGESGGVSEKSVLKVVIQPVLEKKIIKLINDHRQEHADGGPISGRLTSKKLLDLYTALQLFGFKTDHIEESMKSSVLYGGDLHSALDWLCLNLRDDELPEGFSQSLREETSKSRAKFQHPKEEPNQAGMKNCGSKPEEKPRAQVKDDGASMKEWILRYAQQKEEESSEEEEDEEGNGGGSQNKEMDEEFDPNERYLLLTAQLFDAKEAAAQAKEKKDKAAQRSAQDRIRVIQQEMKPLESHPVFNPAIKITDVPKEEKKPRAPAVSDQDEQLNFSLFEQANQTPAEKTEKVKKEPKDIRDFDYTSRSWTGKSPKQFLIDWCRKNLPKSPAPSFQKVQAGKYWKCRVRIQRPEDVLEVCPTILTEDGMQAQHLGATLALYTLVKGQSVHQLLPPPYRDVWLEWRDGEQQQEERTRSAVNKPRDQFISRLLTRLKQQQQQSEPRPSAQGPARCTEESWEALAENEAVEKEEMKRDGQEDEKSRSLFVKLRNSELAQRLLSDRQRLPVYQHRARVLETLRRHRVVVVAGETGSGKSTQIPQFILEEVLGRQREGGTKGCNVVVTQPRRISAMSLANRVNQELGSEEPPGSKNTLCGYQIRMENRSSSSTRLLYCTTGVLLRKLQQEPLLSSITHIIVDEVHERSVQSDFLLTILRDVIQKRSDLQLVLMSATADCNKFAKYFNRCPIVSIPGKTFPVEVFHLEDIVEETGYVLDQESEYSQRFVEEEEDVSISITQKGGKTLQHQETITRDPGSCNDLGPELDHFSKRTRHALQHMNPNKINMELILDLLDYLDKSPQFASTPGAVLLFLPGLAHIQQLYDLLKTDRRFNSKDRYKLVALHSTLSSQDQAAAFIAAPPGARKIVLSTNIAETGVTIPDVVFVIDTGKTKENRYHESSQMSSLVETFVSKASALQRQGRAGRVQNGFCFRLYTNGRFNSFVDYSKPEILRVPLEELCLHIMKCQYGSPEDFLSRALDAPPQQAVCNAVSVLRKIGACQVESYTLTPLGHHLASLPVDAKIGKMLVFGAVLGCLEPIATIAAAMSEKSPFSTPMNRKEEANLARDALSMSSSDHLTIYNAYLGWKKACQDGLRTEMAFCRKHFLNRTALITIENVKQELVRMVQQTGLNTSTSSSSMSFSKQEVPVIVAVLSAGVYDNVGRIIPTPSVLPEERIACTVETPQGKAQVHPSSVNRNLQTHGWLLYQEKVKYSKVYLRDTTLTSPFPILLFGGDIDVQHRERLVSVDGWIHFQAPVRIGVIFKHLRQLLDLLLERKLANPKLSPEDEKTIQIIIELIKSENAPR, from the exons ATGGGtgggaagaagaagaagagtgCAGGTGTAAGTCCTGCTCCTGCAGCTCCAGATTCTGCAGCCAAGAAACAgcaacaacagcagcagcagcagagacCAAACACCAAAAGCACTAAAG TTTATATGAGTGTCTCTTGTTTTCCTACAGCACCGAAAACCTACACCCTGTCCAGCACCACCTCCAGCCAGGGAGAGTCTGGAGGAGTCTCAGAAAAATCAGTGCTGAAG GTCGTCATTCAGCCGGTCCtggaaaagaaaataatcaaactGATCAATGATCACCGACAGGAACATGCGGACGGTGGACCGATCTCCGGTAGACTCACCTCCAAAAAACTACTG gacctGTACACGGCTCTGCAGCTGTTTGGATTTAAAACAGATCACATCGAAGAATCCATGAAGAGCAGCGTTCTGTACGGAGGTGATCTTCACTCAGCGCTCGACTGGCTCTGTCTGAATCTTAGAGACG ATGAGCTGCCGGAGGGGTTCAGCCAGAGTTTACGTGAGGAGACCAGCAAGAGTCGAGCCAAGTTTCAGCACCCAAAAGAAGAACCGAACCAAGCAGGGATGAAAAACTGTGGCTCTAAACCTGAGGAGAAACCGAGAGCGCAG GTGAAGGACGACGGAGCGAGTATGAAGGAGTGGATCCTACGATACGCACAACAGAAAGAGGAGGAGAGCAGCGAGGAAGAGGAGGATGAAGAAGGGAACGGTGGTGGCTCTCAGAATAAAGAGATGGATGAGGAGTTTGATCCT AACGAGCGCTACCTGCTGCTGACGGCTCAGCTGTTCGATGCCAAGGAGGCCGCAGCACAAGCTAAAGAAAAGAAGGACAAAGCGGCGCAACGCAGCGCGCAGGACCGAATCCGCGTGATACAACAag AGATGAAGCCACTGGAGTCTCATCCGGTCTTCAACCCCGCCATCAAAATCACTGACGTCCCTAAAGAGGAGAAAAAACCCAGAGCTCCGGCTGTGAGCGACCAGGACGAGCAGCTGAACTTCAGCTTGTTTGAACAAGCCAATCAAACACCAGCGGAAAAAA CGGAAAAGGTGAAGAAGGAGCCGAAAGACATCCGTGATTTTGACTACACGAGTCGTAGCTGGACAGGAAAATCACCCAAACAGTTTCTGATCGACTGGTGCAGGAAGAACCTGCCCAAGAGCCCAGCGCCATCTTTTCAGAAAGTTCAGGCTGGAAAATACTGGAAGTGCAG GGTGCGGATTCAGAGACCCGAAGACGTGCTGGAGGTGTGTCCCACCATCCTGACGGAGGACGGCATGCAGGCGCAGCACCTAGGAGCCACGCTGGCTCTGTACACCCTGGTGAAGGGACAG TCAGTGCATCAGCTGCTGCCCCCTCCGTACCGGGACGTCTGGCTGGAGTGGCGTGACGGAGAGCAGCAGCAGGAGGAGCGAACGCGCTCGGCCGTCAACAAACCGCGGGACCAGTTCATCTCTCGCCTCCTGACTCGCctcaagcagcagcagcagcagtctgAGCCACGCCCTTCGGCGCAGGGTCCCGCTCGCTGCACCGAGGAATCGTGGGAAGCGCTGGCGGAGAATGAAGCGGTGGAGAAGGAGGAGATGAAGAGAGACGGGCAGGAGGACGAAAAGTCACGATCACTGTTTGTAAAACTCCGCAACTCAGAGCTGGCTCAAAG GTTGTTATCAGACCGCCAGCGGCTGCCCGTGTATCAGCACCGGGCGCGAGTGCTGGAGACTCTACGGCGCCACCGCGTGGTGGTCGTGGCGGGTGAGACGGGCAGCGGGAAGAGCACACAGATCCCTCAGTTCATCCTGGAGGAGGTGCTGGGTAGGCAGCGGGAGGGAGGAACCAAGGGGTGTAACGTAGTGGTCACTCAGCCGAGAAGAATCTCCGCCATGAGTCTCGCTAACAGAGTCAATCAGGAACTGGGGAGCGAGGAGCCACCGGGGAGCAAG AACACGCTGTGTGGATATCAGATCCGAATGGAGAATCGATCTAGCTCCTCTACACGCCTGCTGTACTGCACCACCGGGGTCCTGCTGAGAAAACTCCAACAGGAGCCGCTCCTCTCCTCCATCACACACATCATCGTGGACGAG gttcACGAGCGCAGTGTACAGTCGGATTTTCTCCTCACCATTCTGAGAGACGTGATCCAGAAGCGCTCAGACCTGCAGCTCGTCCTCATGAGCGCTACGGCAGACTGCAATAAGTTTGCTAAGTATTTTAACCGCTGTCCCATCGTCAGCATCCCCGGCAAAACCTTCCCTGTAGAG GTGTTTCACCTGGAGGACATCGTGGAGGAGACAGGATACGTACTGGACCAGGAATCTGAGTACAGTCAGAGATTTGTAGAGGAAGAGGAGGACGTCAGCATCTCCATCACGCAGAAAGGAGGAAAAACCCTGCAGCACCag GAGACGATTACGCGGGACCCCGGTTCATGCAACGATTTGGGACCAGAGCTGGATCATTTCAGCAAACGGACTCGTCATGCTCTGCAGCACATGAACCCAAACAAGATCAACATGGAGCTGATCCTGGATCTGCTCGACTACCTGG ATAAGTCGCCCCAGTTTGCATCGACCCCTGGTGCCGTGTTGCTCTTCCTTCCCGGACTGGCTCACATTCAGCAACTTTACGACCTGCTCAAAACCGACAGGAGGTTTAATTCTAAAGACAG GTATAAGCTGGTGGCTCTGCACTCCACTCTTTCCTCTCAGGACCAGGCTGCGGCGTTTATAGCGGCCCCTCCAGGAGCCAGGAAG atcgTGCTGTCTACCAACATCGCTGAGACTGGAGTCACTATTCCAGATGTGGTGTTCGTCATCGACACGGGCAAAACTAAAGAGAATCG gtaccATGAGAGCAGTCAGATGAGTTCTCTGGTGGAGACCTTTGTGAGTAAAGCCAGTGCTCTTCAGAGGCAGGGGAGAGCGGGGCGTGTCCAAAACGGCTTCTGTTTTCGCCTCTACACAAACGGCAG ATTTAATAGTTTTGTTGATTACTCCAAACCCGAGATCCTCCGAGTTCCGCTGGAAGAGCTCTGCCTCCACATCATG aaatGCCAGTATGGTTCCCCGGAGGACTTCCTGTCCCGTGCGTTGGACGCGCCCCCTCAGCAGGCTGTGTGTAATGCAGTAAGTGTGTTGAGAAAGATTGGTGCGTGTCAGGTAGAGAGTTACACTCTCACCCCGCTGGGCCACCACCTCGCCTCACTGCCCGTCGACGCCAAGATTGGCAAGATGCTCGTCTTCGGGGCGGTGCTTGGCTGCCTGGAACCCATC GCCACCATAGCTGCAGCCATGTCTGAGAAATCGCCGTTCTCCACCCCCATGAACAGAAAGGAGGAGGCCAACCTGGCCAGAGACGCTCTATCCATGTCCAGTTCAGATCATCTGACCATCTATAATGCTTACCTAGG ATGGAAGAAAGCATGTCAGGATGGTTTACGTACTGAAATGGCCTTCTGCAGAAAACACTTCCTGAACCGAACCGCTCTCATCACTATCGAG AACGTGAAGCAGGAGCTGGTCCGAATGGTGCagcagactggactgaacactTCTACATCCTCGTCCTCCATGTCCTTCTCCAAACAGGAAGTGCCGGTTATAGTGGCCGTTCTGAGTGCAGGGGTTTACGATAACGTGGGGCGCATCATTCCTACCCCGTCCGTCCTGCCCGAGGAGCGTATAGCGTGCACAGTGGAGACGCCGCAGGGGAAAGCACAGGTCCATCCGTCCTCTGTTAACCGCAACCTGCAGACTCACGGCTGGCTGCTCTACCAGGAGAAG GTGAAATATTCTAAAGTCTACCTGCGAGACACCACCCTCACCTCTCCGTTCCCCATCCTGCTGTTTGGAGGAGATATCGATGTTCAACACCGGGAGAGACTCGTCtctgtggatggatggattcacTTTCAG gCTCCTGTTCGAATTGGTGTGATCTTCAAACACCTGCGTCAGCTCCTTGACTTACTGTTGGAGCGAAAGCTGGCCAATCCCAAACTCAGTCCGGAAG ACGAAAAGACCATACAGATCATCATTGAGCTGATTAAATCTGAGAATGCTCCACGCTGA
- the dhx29 gene encoding ATP-dependent RNA helicase DHX29 isoform X1 → MGGKKKKSAGVSPAPAAPDSAAKKQQQQQQQQRPNTKSTKAPKTYTLSSTTSSQGESGGVSEKSVLKVVIQPVLEKKIIKLINDHRQEHADGGPISGRLTSKKLLDLYTALQLFGFKTDHIEESMKSSVLYGGDLHSALDWLCLNLRDDELPEGFSQSLREETSKSRAKFQHPKEEPNQAGMKNCGSKPEEKPRAQVKDDGASMKEWILRYAQQKEEESSEEEEDEEGNGGGSQNKEMDEEFDPNERYLLLTAQLFDAKEAAAQAKEKKDKAAQRSAQDRIRVIQQEMKPLESHPVFNPAIKITDVPKEEKKPRAPAVSDQDEQLNFSLFEQANQTPAEKTEKVKKEPKDIRDFDYTSRSWTGKSPKQFLIDWCRKNLPKSPAPSFQKVQAGKYWKCRVRIQRPEDVLEVCPTILTEDGMQAQHLGATLALYTLVKGQSVHQLLPPPYRDVWLEWRDGEQQQEERTRSAVNKPRDQFISRLLTRLKQQQQQSEPRPSAQGPARCTEESWEALAENEAVEKEEMKRDGQEDEKSRSLFVKLRNSELAQRLLSDRQRLPVYQHRARVLETLRRHRVVVVAGETGSGKSTQIPQFILEEVLGRQREGGTKGCNVVVTQPRRISAMSLANRVNQELGSEEPPGSKNTLCGYQIRMENRSSSSTRLLYCTTGVLLRKLQQEPLLSSITHIIVDEVHERSVQSDFLLTILRDVIQKRSDLQLVLMSATADCNKFAKYFNRCPIVSIPGKTFPVEVFHLEDIVEETGYVLDQESEYSQRFVEEEEDVSISITQKGGKTLQHQETITRDPGSCNDLGPELDHFSKRTRHALQHMNPNKINMELILDLLDYLDKSPQFASTPGAVLLFLPGLAHIQQLYDLLKTDRRFNSKDRYKLVALHSTLSSQDQAAAFIAAPPGARKIVLSTNIAETGVTIPDVVFVIDTGKTKENRYHESSQMSSLVETFVSKASALQRQGRAGRVQNGFCFRLYTNGRFNSFVDYSKPEILRVPLEELCLHIMKCQYGSPEDFLSRALDAPPQQAVCNAVSVLRKIGACQVESYTLTPLGHHLASLPVDAKIGKMLVFGAVLGCLEPIATIAAAMSEKSPFSTPMNRKEEANLARDALSMSSSDHLTIYNAYLGWKKACQDGLRTEMAFCRKHFLNRTALITIENVKQELVRMVQQTGLNTSTSSSSMSFSKQEVPVIVAVLSAGVYDNVGRIIPTPSVLPEERIACTVETPQGKAQVHPSSVNRNLQTHGWLLYQEKVKYSKVYLRDTTLTSPFPILLFGGDIDVQHRERLVSVDGWIHFQAPVRIGVIFKHLRQLLDLLLERKLANPKLSPEDEKTIQIIIELIKSENAPR, encoded by the exons ATGGGtgggaagaagaagaagagtgCAGGTGTAAGTCCTGCTCCTGCAGCTCCAGATTCTGCAGCCAAGAAACAgcaacaacagcagcagcagcagagacCAAACACCAAAAGCACTAAAG CACCGAAAACCTACACCCTGTCCAGCACCACCTCCAGCCAGGGAGAGTCTGGAGGAGTCTCAGAAAAATCAGTGCTGAAG GTCGTCATTCAGCCGGTCCtggaaaagaaaataatcaaactGATCAATGATCACCGACAGGAACATGCGGACGGTGGACCGATCTCCGGTAGACTCACCTCCAAAAAACTACTG gacctGTACACGGCTCTGCAGCTGTTTGGATTTAAAACAGATCACATCGAAGAATCCATGAAGAGCAGCGTTCTGTACGGAGGTGATCTTCACTCAGCGCTCGACTGGCTCTGTCTGAATCTTAGAGACG ATGAGCTGCCGGAGGGGTTCAGCCAGAGTTTACGTGAGGAGACCAGCAAGAGTCGAGCCAAGTTTCAGCACCCAAAAGAAGAACCGAACCAAGCAGGGATGAAAAACTGTGGCTCTAAACCTGAGGAGAAACCGAGAGCGCAG GTGAAGGACGACGGAGCGAGTATGAAGGAGTGGATCCTACGATACGCACAACAGAAAGAGGAGGAGAGCAGCGAGGAAGAGGAGGATGAAGAAGGGAACGGTGGTGGCTCTCAGAATAAAGAGATGGATGAGGAGTTTGATCCT AACGAGCGCTACCTGCTGCTGACGGCTCAGCTGTTCGATGCCAAGGAGGCCGCAGCACAAGCTAAAGAAAAGAAGGACAAAGCGGCGCAACGCAGCGCGCAGGACCGAATCCGCGTGATACAACAag AGATGAAGCCACTGGAGTCTCATCCGGTCTTCAACCCCGCCATCAAAATCACTGACGTCCCTAAAGAGGAGAAAAAACCCAGAGCTCCGGCTGTGAGCGACCAGGACGAGCAGCTGAACTTCAGCTTGTTTGAACAAGCCAATCAAACACCAGCGGAAAAAA CGGAAAAGGTGAAGAAGGAGCCGAAAGACATCCGTGATTTTGACTACACGAGTCGTAGCTGGACAGGAAAATCACCCAAACAGTTTCTGATCGACTGGTGCAGGAAGAACCTGCCCAAGAGCCCAGCGCCATCTTTTCAGAAAGTTCAGGCTGGAAAATACTGGAAGTGCAG GGTGCGGATTCAGAGACCCGAAGACGTGCTGGAGGTGTGTCCCACCATCCTGACGGAGGACGGCATGCAGGCGCAGCACCTAGGAGCCACGCTGGCTCTGTACACCCTGGTGAAGGGACAG TCAGTGCATCAGCTGCTGCCCCCTCCGTACCGGGACGTCTGGCTGGAGTGGCGTGACGGAGAGCAGCAGCAGGAGGAGCGAACGCGCTCGGCCGTCAACAAACCGCGGGACCAGTTCATCTCTCGCCTCCTGACTCGCctcaagcagcagcagcagcagtctgAGCCACGCCCTTCGGCGCAGGGTCCCGCTCGCTGCACCGAGGAATCGTGGGAAGCGCTGGCGGAGAATGAAGCGGTGGAGAAGGAGGAGATGAAGAGAGACGGGCAGGAGGACGAAAAGTCACGATCACTGTTTGTAAAACTCCGCAACTCAGAGCTGGCTCAAAG GTTGTTATCAGACCGCCAGCGGCTGCCCGTGTATCAGCACCGGGCGCGAGTGCTGGAGACTCTACGGCGCCACCGCGTGGTGGTCGTGGCGGGTGAGACGGGCAGCGGGAAGAGCACACAGATCCCTCAGTTCATCCTGGAGGAGGTGCTGGGTAGGCAGCGGGAGGGAGGAACCAAGGGGTGTAACGTAGTGGTCACTCAGCCGAGAAGAATCTCCGCCATGAGTCTCGCTAACAGAGTCAATCAGGAACTGGGGAGCGAGGAGCCACCGGGGAGCAAG AACACGCTGTGTGGATATCAGATCCGAATGGAGAATCGATCTAGCTCCTCTACACGCCTGCTGTACTGCACCACCGGGGTCCTGCTGAGAAAACTCCAACAGGAGCCGCTCCTCTCCTCCATCACACACATCATCGTGGACGAG gttcACGAGCGCAGTGTACAGTCGGATTTTCTCCTCACCATTCTGAGAGACGTGATCCAGAAGCGCTCAGACCTGCAGCTCGTCCTCATGAGCGCTACGGCAGACTGCAATAAGTTTGCTAAGTATTTTAACCGCTGTCCCATCGTCAGCATCCCCGGCAAAACCTTCCCTGTAGAG GTGTTTCACCTGGAGGACATCGTGGAGGAGACAGGATACGTACTGGACCAGGAATCTGAGTACAGTCAGAGATTTGTAGAGGAAGAGGAGGACGTCAGCATCTCCATCACGCAGAAAGGAGGAAAAACCCTGCAGCACCag GAGACGATTACGCGGGACCCCGGTTCATGCAACGATTTGGGACCAGAGCTGGATCATTTCAGCAAACGGACTCGTCATGCTCTGCAGCACATGAACCCAAACAAGATCAACATGGAGCTGATCCTGGATCTGCTCGACTACCTGG ATAAGTCGCCCCAGTTTGCATCGACCCCTGGTGCCGTGTTGCTCTTCCTTCCCGGACTGGCTCACATTCAGCAACTTTACGACCTGCTCAAAACCGACAGGAGGTTTAATTCTAAAGACAG GTATAAGCTGGTGGCTCTGCACTCCACTCTTTCCTCTCAGGACCAGGCTGCGGCGTTTATAGCGGCCCCTCCAGGAGCCAGGAAG atcgTGCTGTCTACCAACATCGCTGAGACTGGAGTCACTATTCCAGATGTGGTGTTCGTCATCGACACGGGCAAAACTAAAGAGAATCG gtaccATGAGAGCAGTCAGATGAGTTCTCTGGTGGAGACCTTTGTGAGTAAAGCCAGTGCTCTTCAGAGGCAGGGGAGAGCGGGGCGTGTCCAAAACGGCTTCTGTTTTCGCCTCTACACAAACGGCAG ATTTAATAGTTTTGTTGATTACTCCAAACCCGAGATCCTCCGAGTTCCGCTGGAAGAGCTCTGCCTCCACATCATG aaatGCCAGTATGGTTCCCCGGAGGACTTCCTGTCCCGTGCGTTGGACGCGCCCCCTCAGCAGGCTGTGTGTAATGCAGTAAGTGTGTTGAGAAAGATTGGTGCGTGTCAGGTAGAGAGTTACACTCTCACCCCGCTGGGCCACCACCTCGCCTCACTGCCCGTCGACGCCAAGATTGGCAAGATGCTCGTCTTCGGGGCGGTGCTTGGCTGCCTGGAACCCATC GCCACCATAGCTGCAGCCATGTCTGAGAAATCGCCGTTCTCCACCCCCATGAACAGAAAGGAGGAGGCCAACCTGGCCAGAGACGCTCTATCCATGTCCAGTTCAGATCATCTGACCATCTATAATGCTTACCTAGG ATGGAAGAAAGCATGTCAGGATGGTTTACGTACTGAAATGGCCTTCTGCAGAAAACACTTCCTGAACCGAACCGCTCTCATCACTATCGAG AACGTGAAGCAGGAGCTGGTCCGAATGGTGCagcagactggactgaacactTCTACATCCTCGTCCTCCATGTCCTTCTCCAAACAGGAAGTGCCGGTTATAGTGGCCGTTCTGAGTGCAGGGGTTTACGATAACGTGGGGCGCATCATTCCTACCCCGTCCGTCCTGCCCGAGGAGCGTATAGCGTGCACAGTGGAGACGCCGCAGGGGAAAGCACAGGTCCATCCGTCCTCTGTTAACCGCAACCTGCAGACTCACGGCTGGCTGCTCTACCAGGAGAAG GTGAAATATTCTAAAGTCTACCTGCGAGACACCACCCTCACCTCTCCGTTCCCCATCCTGCTGTTTGGAGGAGATATCGATGTTCAACACCGGGAGAGACTCGTCtctgtggatggatggattcacTTTCAG gCTCCTGTTCGAATTGGTGTGATCTTCAAACACCTGCGTCAGCTCCTTGACTTACTGTTGGAGCGAAAGCTGGCCAATCCCAAACTCAGTCCGGAAG ACGAAAAGACCATACAGATCATCATTGAGCTGATTAAATCTGAGAATGCTCCACGCTGA